A window from Candidatus Stygibacter australis encodes these proteins:
- a CDS encoding dihydroorotase family protein, which produces MKKTKILLQNVQIGETSQDIIITDGKIVSIGKKAKEANEVIDCANFWVCPGFIDPHVHMRDLELAAKEDWKSGSNAAIRGGFSGVFDMPNTIPATTNQKNLDLKRKAAEKSKVNKWYYLGATNTNYKQLRKILEEEPQDVIGIKIFLSASSSNDILSNVSELRKVFELGGEFNKVITIHDELEKFIVPKYKFAQKIENHNLFRNRKAAITGLDICLDLSTSIGNTINIAHVTTKEEVEMIRIARADGVQVYCEVSPHHLLLNETICPQVGNIAKVNPPLRTAEDNVALWEGINNFTIDMIGSDHAPHSSRDKRKAYSTAPSGFPGLDTSLRLLLTCVHQGRLSKERLIDLMNSKIVHIFGLEDYGKIKEGNTANLTIIDPEQEGIIRGRRNRSKARYTPFEEFRYKGAPVYTIVNGKINEVIK; this is translated from the coding sequence ATGAAAAAGACAAAGATTTTATTACAAAATGTGCAGATTGGAGAAACCAGTCAGGATATCATCATTACAGACGGTAAGATAGTCAGTATTGGGAAGAAAGCAAAAGAAGCAAACGAAGTGATTGACTGTGCCAATTTTTGGGTATGCCCCGGATTTATTGATCCTCATGTGCATATGAGGGATCTAGAGCTGGCTGCTAAAGAAGACTGGAAATCAGGAAGTAATGCTGCCATCAGAGGTGGGTTTTCCGGTGTATTTGATATGCCGAATACTATACCCGCTACCACAAACCAGAAAAACCTCGACCTTAAGCGCAAGGCGGCAGAGAAATCCAAAGTTAATAAATGGTACTACCTGGGTGCTACTAATACTAATTATAAGCAATTGAGAAAGATACTGGAAGAAGAACCTCAGGATGTGATAGGGATCAAGATCTTTTTATCTGCATCCAGCAGTAATGATATATTGAGCAATGTGTCAGAATTGCGCAAAGTATTTGAACTGGGTGGGGAATTTAATAAAGTGATAACAATACATGATGAGCTGGAGAAATTCATAGTTCCCAAATATAAATTCGCTCAGAAGATAGAGAACCATAATCTCTTCCGTAACCGGAAAGCAGCTATAACCGGTCTGGATATCTGTCTTGATCTATCGACCTCGATAGGTAATACCATCAATATTGCTCATGTGACCACTAAAGAAGAAGTAGAGATGATCCGCATAGCCAGGGCTGATGGAGTGCAGGTATATTGTGAAGTATCTCCGCATCATCTGCTATTAAATGAGACGATATGTCCTCAGGTGGGAAATATCGCTAAAGTGAATCCTCCCTTGCGTACTGCAGAAGATAATGTGGCTTTGTGGGAAGGAATAAATAATTTTACCATAGATATGATAGGAAGTGATCATGCACCGCACTCATCGAGAGATAAGCGCAAAGCATATTCCACTGCACCATCAGGATTTCCGGGACTTGATACATCACTAAGACTGCTGCTGACCTGCGTTCATCAGGGAAGATTATCTAAAGAAAGGTTAATTGATCTAATGAACAGCAAGATAGTTCATATCTTTGGATTGGAGGACTATGGGAAAATAAAAGAAGGTAATACGGCAAATCTGACAATTATTGATCCTGAGCAGGAAGGCATTATACGGGGAAGACGTAACCGAAGTAAGGCAAGATATACTCCCTTTGAAGAATTTAGATATAAGGGAGCTCCTGTATATACAATAGTTAACGGAAAAATTAATGAAGTAATCAAGTAG
- a CDS encoding dihydroorotate dehydrogenase electron transfer subunit — MSRRNTLPIAEIREESATLRTFYFKHSLEAQPGQFIMLTDFEHGEKPFSISECESDYFGVTIKKLGKFTSQLFEMKVGDLLSFRGAYGSSFSLQGKNCLLVGGGYATPPLYFLSKELMRRGASITLVNGARTKEDLVFCSRFEELQLLYKKITDAGCFGRAGTSVDIARELLAENNYDMVYVSGPEKMMKAMRDLLEKYPDLDYDFLFERYMKCAIGICGNCTIDPLGLRLCVEGPVLAKDQVVQLTEFGEYHRNAAGTKEYF; from the coding sequence ATGAGCAGGCGTAATACATTACCCATAGCAGAGATCAGAGAAGAAAGTGCCACTTTACGGACATTTTACTTTAAGCACAGTCTGGAAGCTCAGCCGGGTCAATTTATCATGCTGACTGATTTTGAGCATGGAGAGAAACCCTTCTCGATCTCAGAATGTGAATCTGATTATTTTGGTGTGACTATCAAGAAGCTGGGGAAATTTACCAGTCAGCTCTTTGAGATGAAGGTAGGAGATTTATTATCTTTTAGAGGAGCTTATGGCTCTTCTTTTTCTTTACAAGGTAAAAACTGCCTTTTAGTAGGAGGTGGATATGCCACTCCGCCATTATATTTTCTCAGTAAGGAATTAATGCGTCGGGGAGCGAGTATCACTTTAGTTAATGGAGCCCGGACAAAAGAAGACCTGGTATTTTGCAGTCGTTTTGAAGAATTACAGTTATTATATAAGAAGATCACTGATGCGGGTTGCTTTGGAAGAGCAGGTACCAGTGTGGATATAGCGAGAGAACTTTTAGCGGAAAATAATTATGATATGGTTTATGTATCAGGACCTGAGAAGATGATGAAGGCAATGCGTGACCTGCTGGAGAAATATCCTGATCTGGATTATGATTTTCTGTTTGAAAGATATATGAAGTGTGCCATTGGCATTTGTGGAAATTGTACTATCGATCCCCTGGGATTAAGGCTATGTGTAGAAGGACCTGTACTGGCGAAAGATCAGGTTGTGCAATTGACCGAATTTGGAGAATATCACCGCAATGCTGCGGGAACAAAGGAATATTTTTAA
- a CDS encoding dihydroorotate dehydrogenase, translating to MKGIISISTEFLGKKTKSPLVLPAGIMGMTWSGMKFVIENGCGIITSKSLTLELRTGHPGPVVAEFEGGMLNCMGLCNPGIIDGLQEINEFKAIMPEVPVIASVFATKTEDFEELTRHVNDSQADFIELNLSCPNVMDEFGMPLAGSIDMVKEITSRVKAISKLPVITKLSPNVTGLTNIALAAEEAGADALCMINTLGPGMLVDIDMVKPVLSNRTGGLSGACVKPIALRAVYEAYSRVKIPIIGTGGVESGSDAVEMLMSGAALVGVGSAVYQGGIGVFKEINQGIRDYMKKYKYENINEIPRLEKLNEQA from the coding sequence GTGAAAGGCATTATAAGTATATCAACAGAATTTTTGGGTAAGAAGACAAAGTCTCCTTTGGTGCTGCCTGCCGGGATTATGGGTATGACCTGGTCAGGGATGAAATTCGTTATTGAAAATGGCTGCGGGATAATTACAAGCAAGAGTTTGACATTAGAATTACGCACAGGACATCCGGGACCAGTAGTAGCAGAATTTGAAGGCGGAATGCTTAATTGCATGGGTCTGTGCAATCCGGGAATAATAGACGGACTGCAGGAGATAAACGAATTTAAGGCAATAATGCCCGAAGTGCCTGTGATAGCCAGTGTGTTTGCTACTAAAACAGAAGATTTTGAAGAGCTTACGCGGCATGTAAATGATTCACAAGCAGACTTTATTGAGCTTAATCTGAGCTGCCCTAATGTAATGGATGAATTTGGAATGCCCCTGGCGGGTTCTATAGATATGGTGAAAGAGATAACTTCCAGAGTGAAAGCTATTAGTAAACTTCCTGTGATAACAAAACTATCTCCTAATGTGACCGGACTTACAAATATTGCCCTGGCAGCAGAAGAAGCCGGAGCTGATGCATTATGCATGATCAATACTTTAGGTCCTGGCATGCTGGTTGATATTGATATGGTGAAACCGGTGCTTAGTAATAGAACAGGTGGTTTATCAGGAGCCTGCGTGAAACCTATAGCCCTGCGGGCAGTATATGAAGCATATTCGAGAGTGAAGATACCCATCATTGGTACTGGTGGCGTGGAAAGCGGTAGTGATGCCGTGGAAATGCTGATGAGCGGAGCAGCTCTGGTGGGAGTTGGGAGTGCCGTATATCAGGGAGGTATTGGCGTATTCAAGGAGATCAATCAGGGGATAAGAGATTATATGAAGAAATATAAATATGAAAATATAAATGAAATACCAAGATTGGAGAAGCTGAATGAGCAGGCGTAA
- a CDS encoding reverse transcriptase domain-containing protein has protein sequence MSLHQDCSFGFRPKRSAQGAIQAIRSNLKEGKSEVYDADLSGFFDNIPHDKLMFLVEQRITDRRILKLIKQWLKAPYFDDNKLHKNQKRTPQGGIISPLLANLYLNLVDKAVTRKDGYFYKYGVRIIRYADDFIMMANKIPEHCLEYLNNIL, from the coding sequence GTGAGTCTACATCAGGACTGCTCATTCGGATTTCGTCCTAAACGCTCAGCTCAGGGTGCAATTCAGGCTATCAGGTCTAATTTGAAAGAAGGGAAAAGTGAAGTTTATGATGCTGATCTGTCAGGATTCTTTGATAATATTCCCCATGACAAACTAATGTTTTTGGTGGAACAAAGAATCACGGATAGACGCATTTTAAAACTGATAAAGCAATGGTTGAAAGCCCCATACTTCGATGATAACAAGCTTCATAAGAACCAAAAGAGAACTCCGCAGGGTGGAATAATATCTCCACTTCTGGCTAATCTCTATCTCAATCTGGTTGATAAAGCAGTAACGAGAAAAGATGGTTATTTTTATAAGTATGGAGTCCGAATAATCAGGTATGCAGATGACTTCATTATGATGGCAAACAAGATACCGGAACATTGTCTGGAATATCTTAATAACATTCTTTAA